From Paraburkholderia flava, a single genomic window includes:
- a CDS encoding hydroxymethylglutaryl-CoA lyase has product MTLPSAVKIVEVGPRDGLQNEKEFVSTAVKIELIDRLSAAGFRNVEAASFVSPKWVPQMADGADVMAGIARRPGTIYSVLTPNLRGLDGALAAHADEIVIFGAASEAFSQKNINCSIAESIERFVPVAKAAKEQGLRVRGSVSCSLGCPYQGDVPVASVVDVVQRFAALGCDEIDIADTIGVGTPKRTREVFDAVTKVFPRERLSGHFHDTYGQALANIYAALQEGIEIFHASVAGLGGCPYAKGATGNVATEDVLYLMNGLGIDTGVDLAQVVAIGDFISTSIGRPNVSRAGKALLAKARSEQQTCA; this is encoded by the coding sequence GTGACCCTACCCAGCGCAGTAAAGATCGTCGAAGTCGGACCGCGCGACGGTCTGCAGAACGAGAAGGAATTCGTGTCGACGGCGGTGAAGATCGAATTGATCGACCGGTTGTCGGCAGCGGGTTTTCGGAACGTCGAAGCCGCGTCGTTCGTGTCGCCGAAATGGGTGCCGCAGATGGCCGACGGCGCCGACGTGATGGCCGGCATCGCGCGTCGCCCCGGCACGATCTATTCGGTGCTGACGCCGAACCTGCGCGGCCTCGACGGCGCACTCGCCGCCCATGCCGACGAGATCGTGATCTTCGGCGCCGCGAGTGAGGCGTTCTCGCAGAAGAACATCAATTGCAGCATCGCGGAGAGCATCGAGCGCTTCGTGCCGGTCGCGAAAGCCGCGAAAGAGCAGGGCCTGCGCGTGCGCGGCAGCGTGTCGTGCTCGCTCGGCTGTCCGTATCAGGGCGACGTGCCGGTCGCGTCCGTCGTCGACGTCGTGCAGCGCTTCGCCGCACTCGGTTGCGACGAGATCGATATCGCCGATACGATCGGTGTCGGCACGCCGAAGCGCACACGCGAAGTCTTCGACGCGGTGACGAAGGTGTTCCCGCGCGAACGGCTGTCGGGGCATTTCCACGACACGTACGGTCAGGCACTCGCGAACATCTACGCGGCGCTGCAGGAAGGCATCGAGATTTTTCATGCGTCGGTGGCAGGGCTCGGCGGCTGTCCGTATGCGAAGGGCGCGACCGGCAACGTCGCGACCGAAGACGTGCTGTATCTGATGAACGGGCTTGGCATCGACACCGGCGTCGATCTCGCGCAGGTGGTCGCGATCGGCGATTTCATCTCGACGTCGATCGGCCGGCCGAACGTGTCGCGTGCCGGCAAGGCGCTGCTTGCGAAGGCGCGTAGCGAACAGCAGACGTGTGCTTGA
- a CDS encoding 2-hydroxyacid dehydrogenase produces MKILFYAPQNAAVWLHDLAQALPGAELREWQPGDDAPADFAVVWRPPRELLAARAGLRAVFNLGAGVDAILALEREQPGTLPRDALLVRLEDSGMSQQMSEYAMHAVLRYLRRFDEYAELQRERRWEPLEPHPRSTFTVGVLGLGMLGTQVARAIASLGVPVRGFSRTLKQIEGVKTYAGAVQPGDAQFDAFLADAKVLVNLLPHTPDTHDVLNARVFAKLAHGAYLVNVARGAHLVEADLLDALASGQIAAATLDVFREEPLRDDHPFWAHPRVAITPHTSALTLREESVAQIADKIAAMSRGESIGGVVEVARGY; encoded by the coding sequence ATGAAAATCCTCTTCTATGCGCCGCAGAACGCAGCCGTGTGGCTGCACGATCTCGCCCAGGCGTTGCCCGGCGCGGAATTGCGCGAGTGGCAACCGGGCGACGATGCCCCCGCCGATTTCGCGGTCGTCTGGCGGCCGCCGCGCGAACTGCTCGCGGCGCGTGCGGGTTTGCGCGCGGTGTTCAATCTCGGCGCAGGCGTCGATGCGATTCTCGCGCTGGAGCGCGAACAGCCCGGCACGCTGCCGCGCGATGCGCTGCTGGTGCGTCTCGAAGACTCCGGCATGTCGCAGCAGATGTCCGAGTACGCGATGCACGCCGTGCTGCGCTATCTGCGTCGTTTCGACGAATACGCGGAACTGCAACGCGAACGTCGCTGGGAACCGCTCGAACCGCATCCGCGCAGCACGTTCACCGTAGGCGTGCTTGGGCTCGGCATGCTGGGCACACAGGTCGCGCGTGCGATCGCATCGCTTGGCGTGCCGGTGCGTGGCTTTAGCCGCACGCTGAAACAGATCGAAGGCGTGAAGACTTACGCAGGCGCCGTGCAGCCAGGCGATGCGCAGTTCGACGCGTTTCTCGCCGACGCGAAAGTGCTCGTGAACCTGCTGCCGCATACGCCGGACACGCACGACGTGCTGAACGCGCGCGTGTTCGCGAAGCTCGCGCACGGCGCTTATCTCGTCAACGTCGCGCGCGGCGCGCATCTCGTTGAAGCAGACTTGCTCGATGCGCTCGCGAGCGGCCAGATCGCCGCCGCGACGCTCGACGTGTTCCGCGAAGAACCGCTGCGCGACGATCATCCGTTCTGGGCGCATCCGCGCGTCGCGATCACGCCGCACACGTCGGCGCTCACGCTGCGCGAAGAAAGCGTCGCGCAGATCGCGGACAAGATCGCCGCGATGTCGCGCGGCGAATCGATCGGCGGTGTGGTCGAGGTTGCGCGCGGGTACTAA